One Massilia sp. 9096 genomic window carries:
- a CDS encoding YggL family protein produces the protein MAVNKKDPRSAGRIKRLKPRQRKKQRVGEFQELGFEVDLVFNTPMDGEPYDDFIDALYEFLDSHNLMGGGFGGKMPLLETGGYVTRDGRGSATEEDVAALVEWLRARPDVRDAKAGHLVDAWHGYEPSVAM, from the coding sequence ATGGCAGTCAACAAGAAGGATCCGCGTTCGGCGGGACGTATCAAGCGTTTGAAGCCGCGCCAGCGCAAGAAGCAGCGCGTCGGCGAGTTCCAGGAACTGGGTTTCGAGGTCGACCTGGTGTTCAACACGCCAATGGATGGCGAGCCGTATGACGATTTTATTGACGCTCTCTATGAGTTCCTCGACTCACACAACCTGATGGGCGGCGGCTTCGGTGGCAAGATGCCGCTGCTCGAGACCGGTGGTTATGTCACCCGCGATGGGCGCGGCTCGGCCACTGAGGAAGATGTAGCCGCTCTCGTCGAGTGGCTACGTGCGCGTCCGGATGTGCGGGATGCCAAGGCCGGCCATCTGGTCGACGCCTGGCACGGCTATGAGCCTTCGGTGGCCATGTAA